The following are encoded together in the Brassica napus cultivar Da-Ae chromosome A9, Da-Ae, whole genome shotgun sequence genome:
- the LOC106420440 gene encoding transcription factor bHLH112 codes for IEHISKIHINTLHITHSTHTSEEFQATAAICGSGGGAWWNSPRSVMSPSDHFLSPCFGQREADSDSGGSTVSIDSTLQMMGLGFSSNSSSDWNQTVLQEDLNSSFISSQDHYHGQGFLSTTSSPYLLNPACSSSSSPSPPSSSLLQTFYDPEPSQYRFLSTTSCSINDSQLSWASSKTSPHHQAAYGIINNFSNSTNSRPFWSSSSTTNLNNTPHNSFVTYSQIIPTRLEDKTKNQKTKGQSESLKRAKDNDSASKKQRISTPSPLPTFKVRKENLRDQITSLQQLVSPFGKTDTASVLQESIEYIKFLHDQVTVLSTPYMKQGASVQQQHQKSGKSQDGNENQELRAHGLCLVPISSTFPVANETTADFWTPTFGGNSFR; via the exons ATAGaacatatatcaaaaattcacaTTAATACTCTTCATATCACACATAGCACACACACAT CTGAGGAGTTTCAAGCGACGGCAGCAATTTGCGGCAGCGGAGGCGGCGCGTGGTGGAACTCGCCAAGGAGCGTTATGTCCCCTTCGGATCATTTCTTGTCGCCATGTTTCGGACAGCGAGAGGCTGATTCTGACAGTGGAGGAAGCACCGTGAGTATTGACTCGACGTTGCAAATGATGGGTCTAGGGTTTTCCTCAAACTCTTCTTCAGACTGGAACCAAACCGTTTT ACAAGAAGACTTAAACTCAAGCTTCATAAGCTCACAAGATCACTATCATGGCCAAGGATTCTTATCTACAACTAGTTCACCTTATCTTCTTAATCCAGCTTGTTCTTCATCTTCGTCACCTTCTCCTCCTTCCTCAAGCTTGTTACAAACCTTTTACGATCCGGAACCGAGTCAGTACAGGTTCCTTTCTACCACTAGCTGTTCAATCAACGATTCTCAGCTCTCTTGGGCTAGTAGTAAGACAAGTCCTCATCATCAAGCTGCTTATGGAATAATTAACAACTTCTCTAACAGCACAAACTCTCGACCCTTTTGGAGTTCTTCATCAACCACTAACTTAAACAACACGCCGCATAACAGTTTTGTAACCTATTCGCAGATAATACCTACTCGTCTTGAGGACAAAACTAAG AATCAGAAGACTAAAGGCCAGAGCGAGTCTTTAAAGAGAGCAAAGGATAATGATTCCGCGTCGAAGAAACAGAGAATTAGCACGCCTTCACCATTGCCAACTTTTAAG GTGAGAAAAGAGAATCTAAGGGACCAGATTACTTCATTACAACAGTTAGTTTCACCTTTCGGAAAG ACAGATACTGCATCTGTTCTCCAAGAATCCATAGAGTACATCAAGTTTCTTCATGATCAAGTCACT gTTCTAAGCACTCCATACATGAAACAAGGTGCTTCCGTCCAACAACAACATCAG AAATCTGGTAAGAGTCAAGATGGAAACGAGAATCAAGAACTAAGAGCACACGGTCTGTGTCTCGTTCCCATATCGAGCACTTTTCCGGTGGCTAATGAAACAACCGCCGACTTCTGGACACCAACGTTTGGGGGCAACAGTTTCAG GTGA
- the LOC106373071 gene encoding protein RALF-like 9, with protein sequence MGMSESIKVIVSLFLVVLLALAATQTESRYINYHALHGDHSLICDKAHPNTCKKEEANPYTRGCETIDRCRGQSLGPKM encoded by the coding sequence atgggGATGTCTGAAAGTATCAAGGTTattgtctctctctttcttgtgGTGTTATTGGCTCTTGCAGCAACCCAGACAGAGTCAAGATACATAAATTATCATGCCCTTCATGGAGATCACAGTTTAATTTGTGATAAAGCGCACCCAAACACCTGCAAGAAGGAAGAAGCCAATCCTTATACTAGAGGATGCGAGACAATCGATCGTTGTCGTGGTCAATCTCTAGGCCCAAAAATGTGA
- the LOC106373086 gene encoding protein RALF-like 9 — MGMSESIKVIVSLFLVVLLALAATQTESRYINYHALHGDHSLICDKAHPNTCKKEEANPYTRGCETIDRCRGQSLGPKM, encoded by the coding sequence atgGGGATGTCTGAAAGTATCAAGGTTattgtctctctctttcttgtgGTGTTATTGGCTCTTGCAGCAACCCAGACAGAGTCAAGATACATAAATTATCATGCCCTTCATGGAGATCACAGTTTGATTTGTGATAAAGCGCACCCAAACACCTGCAAGAAGGAAGAAGCCAATCCTTATACCAGAGGATGCGAGACAATCGATCGTTGTCGTGGTCAATCTCTAGGCCCAAAAATGTGA